From the genome of Leptolyngbya subtilissima AS-A7, one region includes:
- a CDS encoding methyltransferase family protein, with product MKIKHVINLHKGTTALFVVALMVAYQNFGLGPWIYLALHGTYGMVWLLKDRLYPDKQWEQTIPLATGIFGFGFVSLYWVAPFLLVSRGVEPPLPLVAGAIALNILGVFLHYASDAQKYFTLKYQPGLITEGLFARCRNTNYLGEILIYLSFALLAMHWLPFVILGLVAAVLFVPNMRKKDESLSRYPEFADYKARSGLLLPQLIGGAVSQESSSAQS from the coding sequence ATGAAAATAAAGCACGTCATTAACCTCCACAAAGGCACTACGGCTCTTTTTGTCGTGGCTCTGATGGTGGCTTACCAAAACTTTGGCCTGGGGCCATGGATTTATCTGGCGCTCCACGGCACCTACGGCATGGTGTGGCTGCTAAAAGATCGCCTCTATCCCGACAAGCAGTGGGAGCAAACCATTCCCCTAGCCACCGGAATTTTTGGCTTTGGGTTCGTCAGCCTCTACTGGGTAGCGCCCTTTTTGCTTGTTAGCCGGGGTGTGGAGCCGCCGTTGCCTTTGGTTGCAGGGGCGATCGCCCTCAACATCCTCGGCGTGTTTCTCCACTACGCCAGCGATGCCCAAAAATACTTCACCCTCAAGTATCAACCGGGGCTAATTACCGAAGGTCTGTTTGCCCGCTGCCGCAACACCAACTACTTGGGCGAAATTCTGATTTATCTATCCTTTGCCCTGCTAGCGATGCACTGGCTGCCCTTTGTCATTTTGGGGCTGGTCGCGGCCGTGCTGTTTGTGCCCAACATGCGCAAAAAGGACGAATCACTATCGCGCTATCCAGAATTTGCAGATTACAAGGCGCGATCGGGGCTGCTGCTCCCACAACTGATTGGGGGTGCTGTTTCTCAGGAATCTTCCTCTGCGCAATCGTAA
- a CDS encoding AIPR family protein: MNDRINTDSEFPFFLQSYGNLKDHIDSQLSELSSTDKGRIFSELSSRLMLLSPIGQNYDQPKQNEKLTHDDGVDFFATSLEGGNLYCQAKFTVPSVKEFDSIISKFHDYYRKLSSQRPDIHQGSIFELIGNHENQPLFLGGQEQNPAFMIVTLSNITKNIVPKYLNSSYASKDFFLALKRLGGIEIIDGPEILNLLKTAYTKAFELPSNLNISFTTKPIHQDNVYIGVVTGLELKKHYDKFGDSIFLENIRDFLGFDKGDRKDRASVNNAILDTVNSEPEKMLSRNNGITFKAESVSAGESKSCLTLKKASIVNGCQTTMALVKNASSNASVLVKIVETKDSWDIAKSANFQNEVKQIELDLARYIRPQTIKKAVTEHGIGLSLDQGSPNSILDTLNVVYKEQVAYNQAYALFIGFFSKNVSNVLRPNYTELRNNILNEFTFEDPDGQKTYQFLIDLMVTSEKARKRILNLKSKTSDNLLLEFQRFFADENTRYHSIITVLASCCSVRKNIYDQRLVSKFDDLSSFFNDVSIVISNNEEEYIQAYVEGFKTVMQCIIATNKDIIEIKKDMNSLVRNLKFANVYSMVLSALDMMSA; the protein is encoded by the coding sequence ATGAACGATCGAATTAACACTGATTCAGAATTTCCTTTCTTTCTTCAGTCATATGGCAATCTAAAAGATCATATAGATAGCCAGCTTTCTGAACTTAGTAGCACTGATAAAGGCAGAATTTTCTCAGAGCTTTCAAGTAGATTAATGCTCCTATCTCCGATAGGTCAGAATTATGATCAGCCGAAGCAAAACGAAAAATTAACTCATGACGATGGTGTAGATTTTTTCGCCACATCCTTGGAAGGCGGCAATTTATACTGTCAAGCAAAATTTACTGTTCCTAGCGTCAAAGAATTTGATTCAATAATCTCTAAATTCCATGACTACTACAGGAAATTAAGCTCTCAACGTCCCGATATTCACCAAGGCTCGATATTTGAATTAATTGGAAATCATGAGAACCAACCTTTGTTTTTAGGAGGTCAAGAGCAAAATCCAGCATTTATGATAGTGACTCTGAGTAATATAACAAAAAATATTGTACCTAAATATCTCAACAGCTCATACGCCTCCAAAGATTTCTTCTTAGCATTGAAGAGGTTAGGAGGTATTGAGATAATCGATGGACCAGAAATATTGAATCTACTCAAAACCGCTTATACCAAAGCTTTTGAATTACCATCAAATCTCAATATATCTTTTACGACCAAACCGATTCATCAAGATAATGTTTATATAGGTGTTGTTACTGGACTAGAACTTAAAAAGCATTACGATAAATTTGGAGACTCTATATTTCTTGAAAACATTCGCGATTTCCTGGGGTTTGACAAAGGAGACAGAAAAGACAGAGCATCTGTTAATAATGCCATCCTTGATACTGTAAACAGTGAACCAGAAAAAATGCTCTCCAGAAACAATGGAATAACATTTAAGGCTGAATCTGTTAGTGCTGGAGAGAGTAAAAGTTGTCTTACGCTAAAAAAAGCAAGTATTGTGAATGGCTGTCAAACTACTATGGCTCTTGTAAAGAATGCGAGTTCTAATGCAAGCGTTTTAGTTAAAATCGTTGAAACAAAAGATTCATGGGATATCGCTAAATCTGCCAACTTCCAGAATGAAGTTAAGCAAATAGAACTAGATTTAGCAAGATATATTAGGCCGCAAACAATTAAAAAAGCAGTTACGGAGCATGGAATTGGCTTAAGCCTTGATCAAGGTTCTCCTAATTCCATACTAGACACTCTAAATGTTGTATACAAAGAGCAAGTAGCTTATAATCAAGCGTATGCGCTTTTTATAGGCTTTTTTAGTAAGAATGTAAGTAATGTCCTCAGACCTAACTACACAGAACTGAGAAACAATATTCTGAATGAATTTACATTCGAGGATCCAGATGGCCAAAAAACATATCAGTTTTTAATAGATCTGATGGTGACGTCGGAGAAAGCTCGAAAAAGAATTTTGAATCTTAAGAGCAAAACATCGGACAACCTGCTTTTAGAGTTTCAAAGATTTTTCGCTGATGAAAATACAAGATACCACAGCATAATAACTGTGCTGGCTTCATGTTGTTCTGTTCGAAAAAATATATATGACCAGAGGTTGGTTTCCAAGTTTGACGACCTGTCATCATTTTTCAATGATGTATCAATTGTCATAAGCAACAATGAGGAAGAGTATATACAAGCTTACGTAGAAGGTTTCAAAACCGTAATGCAATGCATAATTGCAACTAACAAGGATATTATAGAAATCAAGAAAGATATGAACTCACTTGTGAGAAACTTAAAGTTTGCAAATGTATACTCTATGGTTTTGTCAGCCTTAGATATGATGAGTGCCTAG
- a CDS encoding helix-turn-helix domain-containing protein has product MGRAGSALRQVLEIYGISQNKLAVTMGTDRANVNRWVKELRDPSGEIIFEIKKALMQLNKEAADEFVRIYLGEGG; this is encoded by the coding sequence ATGGGAAGGGCAGGCAGCGCGCTACGGCAGGTTTTGGAGATCTACGGCATTAGCCAAAACAAGCTGGCGGTGACGATGGGCACAGATCGCGCCAACGTGAATCGTTGGGTAAAGGAATTGCGTGATCCATCAGGGGAAATTATTTTTGAAATTAAAAAGGCTCTAATGCAGCTCAACAAAGAAGCTGCTGATGAGTTTGTGCGTATATATTTAGGTGAAGGAGGTTAG
- a CDS encoding DUF2283 domain-containing protein — protein MLAGEVSSYAASLSTMANDEISYSLSHHAELRLAERKIEWAWVALTIAEPTLVESHPEDPTCQCVYRAIPEAGGRVQTMNIEYDSDVDALYLRLAEGEIVESDSIEPNVVYDYAADDRVIGVELLRVSANLPGLAVRAFPFRSLEQQVEFMRFLEAIADTDLQAKLAFARQILQNQQALLQSA, from the coding sequence ATGCTGGCGGGGGAAGTTAGCAGTTATGCAGCCTCACTGAGTACGATGGCTAATGATGAAATCTCATATAGCCTGAGCCACCATGCTGAGCTAAGACTAGCTGAGCGCAAAATCGAATGGGCTTGGGTTGCACTTACGATTGCAGAGCCGACTCTGGTTGAGTCTCATCCAGAAGACCCCACATGCCAGTGTGTCTACCGGGCAATACCAGAGGCTGGTGGACGGGTGCAGACTATGAATATTGAATATGACTCCGACGTTGATGCTCTTTACCTACGCTTGGCTGAGGGTGAAATTGTAGAGTCAGACTCAATAGAACCCAATGTGGTGTACGACTATGCTGCCGACGACCGGGTGATTGGAGTTGAGCTTTTGAGGGTAAGCGCTAACCTACCAGGGTTGGCCGTTAGAGCATTCCCGTTTCGGAGCCTAGAGCAGCAGGTGGAATTTATGCGCTTTTTAGAAGCGATCGCCGATACCGACCTGCAAGCAAAGCTCGCCTTCGCTAGACAAATTTTGCAAAACCAACAGGCTTTGCTGCAAAGCGCCTGA